The window AACGACGTTTGCGTGTTATATACTTTAAGCAGCATAGACTTAGCGTTTGTGGTAATACCTTTTAAAGTGGTGGCGGCAAACGAGACGCTACAAGGTTTtgcacaaaacacaaaataaggATATATTCATAGTGGCGAAAAcgttaaaagaaaaactttgaagAATGTTTATAGAATCATTGAAGTGTGACGAATAAGCAATGCTGGCTACATCCATTTAGCCATATTGATCAGCCAAGCACCCAAATTTCAAGAAGAATTGATAAAAACTCATCTGACCCAAAAGATTTTCTGATAGGTTGTTCGATAAATCTATAGTTACGGGTGTTAGCCCAGATATTCGCTGGAGAAAGATTGAGTTGGTGCATACTTGGCTAGCCGTTGCACACCAGCACACTTGAGTTAGTCGGTCTGCACACCTGAGATATCGCCGAATCCTGTCATGTAATACGAACCGGTTATCAATTAATCGAATTTACCTCAATTTTTTGCACtacattaaaaatttacaagtaAAACCGCTCGACATGACATAATTTATGGATCGTTTATGTCAACCTTAAAACTATTTGTTGTACCCTAGACCCCAGCCTTCATACTTTATCTCACTGAAGTCGTCAATTGACGTTTTACTTATTTGCATTCATGTTAAGGCTTTCTTTGAAAAACAATCCATAAATCATAAGGCTCTAtccatttaaatttagattactACAAAACCTTCCCTTTTTTTCGTCAAGCTGGATCAAAAACCTTTTCGCGACTTAAAACTTGGCAATAACCCACGGCTTAAGCGCCAGTTATTGAGTTTGTGTGTTTTATCAGATGGATagatattttgtatttttgcagTCGTATTTGCTTTTTCACTCAAAGTTATTCGTAAATGCTTAGGCGTACATAAACAGATCGCCTGGATTGTAGCTCTTACTAAACTGTGCACATGTGCAATTGTGTATGCATCCGATTGCTGTTTACCTCATATGAATGATTTTTGATTTGTGTTCTTGCGATTCACTACTGAAGCGTGTTGGCAGCGCTATTCTATCATTGTAATGTGCACCCAGTAGTGGAATGGTTAGATCACCAAGCTTTGCAAGCAATGTTCGTTACTCAGCTTTGTTACtgttgggcaaggcattaacaactTCGTTTCTTTTCAGTGGTCCTGTTGAACAGTTATAAATTCCCATAAATATAAATGCACAAAGATGAAATAAGGGCTCTAATTGTGAAAATTTATCACTAATTTTAAGCTGCAGAAAGTCCTTCCGCagattgaaaacaaatatttcgaTACTGTGCCTTCCAGCAAAGTACCCACAATCTTTGTTCCTGTTCAAGTGAGCAGTAACAGAATTGAGctaaaccaaatttttaaaccTAACCAAAGAGTTCCGAGTTTGTAGTTTTAGTATTTAAAAACTGTTGCATGTTTATTACATGACCAAAGAAATATACATTTCAGGATCGTTTTAAGTGGCTTAAGTTATTGTACAACGAAAGTATGCCCGCCGAGGACAGCACAGCTGGACTTAAAAACATACCTGGTGTTCTTGGTCCAATTGAAAATCCGTTTGAACGTGAAAGAAGAAGGTTATATGCTGACCCAGTTATTGATGTTCCATTAATACAGTACAAAAGCAAGTACAATCCGATTCCCTATTTGTCTTCTGTTTTTTACTACTCATTTGATTATCCACTCCAGGTGGCTCGCAGATTTTTTGACTCCATTAGAGTCGTCAAGCCTTCCCGCTACTACCATCAAAAATTTAGGCGAGTGCCAAATATTTGGGAGTGCAGCACTGATGATGTTATCTGCATATATGAGGCTGAATGTCAATTTCGAAGAGATATGAAAATTGATCAAGAAATCCTGGAAATTGTTGATCGTCGTGTGCATGTTTGCCGAACCAGAGAAGGAGAAAATGCCGCCTTCAGATGTAAAGAGCTTTTGGAGCTACAGGAACAAGTTCAAGCAGCTTGGAAAGTCAAGTATGGTGATATTGGTACCACCATCGATGCACAGAAAGTTTTGCAGAAACAGAAAAATAGGTTTATTGAGGATCGGTATTTGGCTCGTACTAATCAAAAAGTGGCTGTACAATAGTTCTGTTCATAGATTCTCATGATGTTtagaatgttttattttcaagcgTGAATAAAAATTATCTCCATCCTACTGTTGTTGTGTTTAATGTCTGTCTCTGATGTTACAGATGTTGTCTAAAGGATTTGTTAATCCGAAATTCTGAGTTAATTATGCCAAAAACATATCTGACAGCACTGTTCTTTGGCACGAATTTTATGCATATAAATTAGTTTTGTTGTCCAGTTTTATTAAACTTGGATAAAATACAAGAACATACAGTCTGGCTAAATTGTAGATGTGGAACATACCAAGACTAAATTCAGTGTCTATTTGAAAATTGTACTGATGATGCCATTTAGACGAAATAGATATATGTCtagatctaaaataaatgagcTGACAGATCTGTGAACTACTCCAgctgttattttttatgtGATACTAGaatcataataataaatattacaaatacCACACATACTGTAATTGCACACAATGACATCATTATTACTAAACATGTACTTTGTACAAAATATTGCCACATATCACCTCAAACACTAAACAAAATTCTAAATAGCATATTTAATGATTGATTTAAGTAGTTAAGTGctaaagtatatatatactgtacgtAAGTATCATGTACTCATAGATAGGCATAAAACTGAAGGGATCTTATAAGACAATGTAAATGTGTTCCTCTCATTGCCAGTAAACTCAATGAGGGGACAGGACCAGTTTATAACTTTGTGGGGCACAAAGGACAGAATTAACTCCTGGCTGCAAAGACGGTAACTCTGCATCTGCTTCCACTTTAAAGTGTTGTAATACCTTGACCATTATTATGAAAATTTCCATTCTAGCAAGTTGCTCTCCTAGACACACTCTGGGTCCCATAGAAAAAGGAATAATTTTTGAGGAATGCACAAACTGTTTATTGTCATTTATGTGCCGATATGGGTCAAACACCTCAGGATTTGGCCATTCTGAAGGATCATTGTTCACTCCCCATATGTTTGCCATGACCTAACAAATCAAAGAAACAGTTACAGCTCTGTTCATTAGCTGATGGCATTTGATAATGACCTGTTATTGACAGAAAGGTAAATGTAGATAAGCCAATATGTAGCACACACCATTGTTCCTTTGGGAATGTGATAACCAAACAATTCAGCAGGCTCGGTCGTACAATGTGGGGAACCTCCAGGTGTTAGAGTTCGAAATCTTACAAGTTCTTGCAAAAAAGCACATGTGAATGGCATGTTTTCACGATGAGATACACTTGGTGTGTTTGTCCATCCTAAAATATGAAATGCAGTACTATTACCAAAATGGAAAGACTTGTGTCTCGTTCTTTAAAACACTTGTTTTGTGTTAACAAGGAagttttaattgattttactCAAGTCACCATCCAAAATAGCCATAAAATGAGTATCTTGCTTATGAAAAGATatcttgcaaaaaattcttttgaatgcacaaaatatttacatttgttATACAGTACATATTACATTTATGTCAAGAATATTTCATTATCACTGAGTTCTAAAAAATGCATAACAAAAAGTGGTATCTTAAATAGTGAATTTGCTCTAGATTGACTTGAGAAAAATATATACACAAACAAAACGACTCACAAAAAATGCTATGAATAAGTGAAAACTCGCAAAATTACAGGAGGTTGGAAAGACTAAACAGTAATTAATTAGCAGTCATTAATCCTAGATTCAAGAAAGAAGGCAGAGTTGAGATGAAatgcacaaacaaaaaatcggCTAAGGTAGATTTTTAATCGATTAAACATGCTTAAAGAAAAAGACAAATAAGCCAGAAAGGATAGTGTATATTGCAATATAAACGCTACAACtgtaaaaattaatgaaaaaagcaataaacacaaaaacaaaattctatCCCAGATATTGAAATCCCATTCTGTTTCTGAAGAGAGAGGACATTTTGGTGCACCAAAGCAATCAATTTACAAgcagaaaatattaaatcaatattcaatttaaatttcaatctgtaaaaaaatttgttaaccTTTTATTTTACTAACCAATTGCTTCTGCTATCTCCTCTTCAATTTTACTCTTGAATTCAGGATAATGAAGCAAAATCAGTAAACCCCAACAAATGGTGTTACTTGATGTTTCAGTGccagcaaaaaataaatctcTTACGTAAACTTCCAGTTGTCTATCCTATATTAATGTTACAGTTACATTTCAACTGCTTATGCTGATGAATCATTATCCAGCACATTATCAATTTTAATAAGCAATATTTCCAGGTAGGGAAAGTCACAGGTCTATAAACTGTTTTCAGAAATATACTTTTCCAACCTCAAATTGGTTGTTGCCCTTTCCAAGTCCGTGTTGTTGCTCATACAAGTAAGCATCAATAAAATCACTCAGACAGTTAGGATTGAAAGTTTCTTTGTGTTCTTTGACAATGTTTTTCATCAGTCCTGGACAAAACATTCAGTTAGCTAACGTTGCACAAAGAACTAATGGTACCTTGATTGATCAGCAATTTCTAACTTATATGTGCATAACATCTTGTTgggtatggtatgataacaTGTTGCCTCAGAttgaggaaagtttttgcatggCTAAAACCCAACAGTGGTTTCTCATCACTTGAGCCGCAGTTGCTGAgttagcctttgtgcaaggtCTGATTGTTGCacatttttttttgattttttatcatattgcccgaatttagaagTGTTCACCAGGACTactgaacagaagcaagcATCATTAATGCCTTACCCAAGAGCATTACAACGAtagcgccactgggtatcgaacacgaaGCACGTCAAAAGATATTGCTTTGCAATATCCTTTTACATGTAAACAATGCCACAGTTTAAGACAATTCACTAAAAAACTAATAGTAATAGTCAACATTTATAGACGTTATTTGTTACTAAGTAATTATAATACGAGTTACAACACCAATATTCATTTATTAAACGAAcctaatatttttaattggttttgtttatATCTTTCGTTAGCTCCTCTTATGAAAGGAAGAAACCTAGCCTTTGGACATATCACCAGCATTAATATCTTCCATGCATCATGTGGATCACCCATCCTAAATGTTTGTACGGTATAATTGTCATCTTGTGCTATGCAACATGCAAAAAATCATATAAATATATTGTTATTATGACATAATCCAACAGTGGGCAAACTGTGGCTGGCGAACTGCATGCAGTTCGTCAATCTTTTGTTTGTCGCTCTTCAACATTCCAATTTAATAGTGAACATTTGTTACCTCagaattaaactttgttttagttttactgTCCAGGTTTTCAGAGAGtagcaaatcaaacaaaaacaggATCTTGAGTGTTTGTAAATAATTTGTGTTATTATGTTTCTTTCAACTAAAGTCTTTTGTGGAAAACTTACTGTGTTTGTAATATTTGTATTGACACCACAAGCAGATTTAAATGCTCTCCGCTACCTGTGGTTGTCCGAATCTGGGTGTTGCATTGCACAAGTTTGCCGACCCCTGGCATAAGTAACATTAGATTGCAGCAAATACAATTTCAACTCACGATTTTTCAGTGCACAACAAGATTTCTCTGAACATAGGATCATCATATTCAAATCTACGTCCAAGTGCAACTCCACATATTATGTTTGAAGTGAGATTATAGATGTCAGCCTGTTGATAAAACACAACGACAATTTTTTTACCGTTTTGAAATTGAACGCAATAAAACTAAATCAAAAATCATTTTCCAGTTTAATATAAGATATATTTCATGTAGTTATGGTGAAAGTATCTTACCTTTATATTAACTGGTCTTCCAgaatatttttccaaatgctTTATAAAATGATCGCCTTCCCTGTTTATAATGTCTTCCATTTTTTTCTGGCCAAATCCCAGGCTAAATGTGATAAAAAGTAACAGTGTGAAACAGTGATAAAAGAAAGTGATTCAAAATAATCCAAAACTAATGATAATATTATCTTCAAAATTTCATTCGTCAAAATAtatctaatttttttttgctcaCCCacgtaaaattttattgccgAATTTCCTTTGAACTTTAAAGTCCTCTCCATAAGTTTTCAATGCTAGACCATAGTTTTGAGAAACttgatgaaacaaaaacatatttggCCTTCCAGAAAACTTAGAACCTTGCTTTAAGAATGCCTAATAAATATATACCAGGCcttttggtaaaatattttcaactcaGTCTTGTATCTATTACCAGTAAGTATTGTATAAAGTATAGTTGTTACATAATTtctagaaaatgttttatttaaaaatattttaaacatttttacttaCAGCTTGCACGGCTTCATAGGTGTTTAAATATATGTAATGTTGGTTTGCCAGCGGTACAGACATAACAGGGCCATAGTGATTCAAACTCCATTTTTTCACAACCTTTTCAGGATCTTTGCGAAGTTGAAACATGGAACCAAAAAATGGAATTCCAATTGGACCTGGAGGAAATCTCGAATGCGGACGCTTCAGATTCCACAAGCCATAAGTCAGGAGAAAGATCAATACAACATAAATGTCAACACTGACATAGAAGTAcatgcaaatgttttgcatCATTTGTAAAATCATCTTTTATGTCATTCACTATTTATTgctaataattaatcaatacaAAATATGCAGCCGGTGTAAGTTTAACATATCTAAACATTATTATGTGGCCCAATGCTATGCTACGTTTACGTTAGATCAAAAAACTTCTTTGCTTGCTTGTCCAGAATTTCCTTTACACTTTGGGCCCAATTCTTACTGATTTGTTCAATGGAATTAATGTGTTAAAGTAATGGGACCATGGCTGCTATGAGACCATGGGCATTTAAACTACATTTCTAAACCATATGAGTCAAGTTAAAGTTTGGCACACAAGGTTAGCTTATAGAGTACTAGACCATTTAAAAAACCAATGCTAAGCTAAAATCCGATTAAAAGCAAGAAGGATtcataaaaaatatctttccaaataaaataaataaattgttggATACATATTAAGTAACAGTGAGTTTTAATGCAGCCACTATCATATAAACAATGACAGACAACTGAAATTGATACCCTGCAAAATAGTGATAGGCTTTGCTATTCGGAAGCACGTTAATTTGTTTGCAGCGCTCTACGGCCAGAGTGCAGAGCATGgccattttcagcaagatAGTGCTTgcaccaaacaaccaaaactgGCATGTGCAGGTGCACAAAAATGTTTGGATATACTTGAAATGTGCTCTTAAGTACGCAATAGATCCTTTCTGAGTTACGGCCGCCATCTTCtatgggtggcaagattttttacaaTCGCCTATGATACTTAACAATAGAAATTGTCGACCCACTTCGATTCTTTTTTCTATTGCAAACGTTCTGGGCAGCGGTTTGCAAAAGTTTCACTCTGGTGGGAAGCAGATGAATTTCTTTACAtattaagaaaaaaaatatagaaaCAAGGTTgtcttgtatttattttacagtacTTTCGATCCTCTATACTCCCTTACTGTTTGTGCTTTGAATTAGCTACTACTGTTTTTAGTTTGAAATCGTGACATAACATGACGCCCCAACAGCCTAACAGGAAGAGGCTAATGAAATCTTCGCCGTAGCCTATGTTactttatgatgtaataaatcaagcaaaaacaaaGACGAAAGACAGGAAGCTGATGAAATGAATGGGAAATGATTTAGGGAAATAACCTGACTCGCTACCGCGAATAAGCTGTAAATATGAGCATAGAGATATAATATATGATTTTCTCACTAATCTAAGCCTTCTACGGTATAAGCAACCAACTGGGTGGAGTGTAAAATACCAACACGGACATaatcaaaatgttaaaatgaagAAATAGTAAGGACTGAAtaggaaattgaaaaataaatatatcaaggAAAGAAACGACAAACTGTATAATTTtgaacaagaaataaaaattggaatgttccaaaaataataaagaaagaaacaaaaggTATGTCAACttaagataataattaatctttatcTTTGGATTGAGGAAAATCTTTGTACCAATTAAACGCGATGATGATTGGTGTAATACCACGGTTACCGAGCTATAGCTTTTGTGAAAGAACGCCGATTGTCTCACATTTTTTTATGGTATTGGACGAATGTGAAACTGTTCATTAAGACCACTGACCAGGAGCAAGCATCGTTGATAGCGCGACGGGGATTGGACACAGATTGCATTATTGTAAGCCCAGCGTTCTAACCACTCGTCTACCGACAAAAGTGGTCGGCAAACATTGCGGGAGCACTTTGTGCCAGCACGTAACAACATCCACGCTGAATTAGTAGTAAGACCAACGAGTCAGTTGCTCTTTTGCAGTAAACGTATGGTTCAAAATGTACCGTTTTTACAAGATTTTCTACTCTGGCACGACAACTTTGCTACCAGTATACAGTAAACtctgaaaaactttttctggaaaattgtaagttattttttctttttaggactgtgagtttgcttttattttcgaCCTATTTGCTGTTGCTGACTTTCTAAAGTTAATTGGACAACAATAGTGTGAAATTACCATGAAGTAACTGCTTTTGTGTTAATATTATTTAGTTTCATATAAGTTTAACATAGATTACAAACCAGTACACAACGCTGTATATACATCAACTTACAACAGTAAAAATTGAATGTGATATTTTTCAATCATCATCCAAGGTACAAATGCATTACCAGAAACATAATTAGGCTGTTTGTAACGATTAATCATGTCGGGGAAATTGCACAAAAACgctttacaaaacaatttttgtgcTTAGGCAGATCCTTCCAAAGTGTTTGCTGGAACGCTAGATGGCGCTTCGGGGATGGTTTCCAGTGTGTTGCAGAAATCTGTTGTGCAGCAAAAGTGACAAACCTGAACCTGGACAAAAGGTAAGATTTTGAAATTGAGATAAAATGGATTGATTGAGGTAAAAGGATTTCAGGTAAAGTACATGGGACCTATAATTATTAATACCCTAGATTACAAGTTTATTTGCTTTGTGTTAGCTCACGTATAGCCTGGTAACAATATATAAACATGAAGTAGTAAAACTGTTCTGGTTGTTGTCTTACCTTGTTGATTTTGCTTGTAGGTCCGTAACATATCGCGTCGTTATTCTTAGCGTTGTTCTTGCAGGCCTCCGCTTCCTTGCAACGTTTGTACATGACCAACAAATCGCCATTTTTCACCAGTTGTGTCTCGCATGTCGtctacaataaataaacaaacattcaaCAGCAATAAAGATGTGAGAACATAAACTCGGCATGCAATAGGTTCTCCAATAAAACACGTAAGTTACACGCTAAAGGCAATAAACAGTTGTTCAATCACACTTCACAACACATAGTTGTTCTGGTTTGTGAGACATCTAAGACCAATTATTCGCAAAAGTGCTCAAGTTTATCACCTTGTAACGTTTTTTTTACATATAATTAAATTGTTGTTAATACATAATCAGATCGATAGAATTAGATAAAGATGACGATAAATTAACCTCGTGTAAACCACAGTTTTGATCGGTGAAATTCGACACATCGTTAACTTTGAAACCTTGAATACATTGCAACATGCTGGCAGTATTCGTTGTTTCTAGAAATAAAATACAGCTAGTTGATGTTTTTGCTGGCGTTGTTCTATTTCTGGTAAATTATCCACGTCTTAAAATTCATTATTCTATTCAGAGTTGCTATACTTGTAGGCAAATATTGTTTCTTGAACTACAACTCAACAACTACGAAATAAGTCGACGTCATCGAAAATTTATAGATGATACAGTCTATTCAATGTAAGAAATCTATGATtagacattttttaaatacaaatataTGCAAGTTTTTAGGTTGCACAAATAACAAAGGTCATTCAAGAGTTCTAGTATACGGTAGGATTTAGCCTGTTAAATCAAAGAAATGCGAAAAAGTTTTGCTAACCTTTACCAAGAGACATTTGAATGACAACCACAAGCATGAAAACTCCACAaagatgtttcattttttgctgCCCGTATAACTCTAAAGTTCGCTTATACGTAATAATACGTTTATTGATTGATGCAGCAAACAAAAACCTTGATATCTGCAACCGTTTTGATGTATGTGTAATATGTCAACTTACTTTGCCTAAGTGTGCTCACTATAGAAAGCAAGACTTTTCAAGTAaactttattataaaataaaaaatcaaaggTTTTATCAGCATAGTTGTCAAGCCACTTTCATAACTACCAAAGACCCAATGCGTTGGCTCCTAAATGTTATAATTTGTTCTCAATTGCTTCAAATGGAGACCACCATTGGCAAACTACTTCAACCTAACCAACATCAAATGCTGTTACAACTGAGTTAAGTCGCGAAAAaccgtttttttttatatgcaACGTAGTTTTGTTATTACGTAAAGGCATGTTTAAGTTTATTGCGAACAACTTGTTATGGTTTTCAATCTTCTGTTGACACGTATATCGGGTGCATGAAACGGGACTCTTGACCCCCAGGGCAGGTTGTGTAAACCGAATCATGACCCTACATGCTTGATGCTTATTGCGTTTTTGTACAACTAATTAGGTCTTTTATCTTCGCCGGTTGTTGCTGATGCGAAAAGAGCAATTCATCCGTGGTAGTAACTCTGTCATTTCCGGAATTTATGTGTGACCCGATTTAGCACCACACAACGATCGGACCTCGGGCCTCCAATTTTGAGTTTCAGCACAATTAACGTAAGTTATGTCATCGCCTGCTAATGTTATATCGTCTGTTTTATCCTTAAAGCTGTTCATTGTCAGTGGGTTAGAGCGTTAACGACTCGTTTCTAACACGTCTTTTGATTGTTGCTTTGGTTTGCAATGAAACGAAGCAAGCACAACTTTGGGCATCGTTattaattcattcattttattcgTTTCAAGAGACGTATAGTGAAAGTTTAGTTGCAAGTTAATGTAGTTGTTAACCTTGTTATTGCAAACTGGTTTTTGGTTTTGTAGCATTTTTGCCAAGTTTTGCCTCACTTATCTGTTAAAACGtgcttttatgtttaaaaacgcaaccaaaaatttttttatgcagTTAGGCCTACGTGGAAAGGCCTAGAAAGGCCTAACTAATAACGATTTGcatgttgattttttttcctTATTGATCTTTTAATCCAAACACGACCAATGCGTACAGAAGATTATGCATTTTACATAAATGCTTATTCACGTAACATTCTGCTGAATAAAAGTCTTTCCTGTGTCAAT of the Clavelina lepadiformis chromosome 7, kaClaLepa1.1, whole genome shotgun sequence genome contains:
- the LOC143464967 gene encoding NADH dehydrogenase [ubiquinone] 1 beta subcomplex subunit 10-like, producing the protein MPAEDSTAGLKNIPGVLGPIENPFERERRRLYADPVIDVPLIQYKSKYNPIPYLSSVFYYSFDYPLQVARRFFDSIRVVKPSRYYHQKFRRVPNIWECSTDDVICIYEAECQFRRDMKIDQEILEIVDRRVHVCRTREGENAAFRCKELLELQEQVQAAWKVKYGDIGTTIDAQKVLQKQKNRFIEDRYLARTNQKVAVQ
- the LOC143465469 gene encoding uncharacterized protein LOC143465469, encoding MKHLCGVFMLVVVIQMSLGKETTNTASMLQCIQGFKVNDVSNFTDQNCGLHETTCETQLVKNGDLLVMYKRCKEAEACKNNAKNNDAICYGPTSKINKVQVCHFCCTTDFCNTLETIPEAPSSVPANTLEGSA
- the LOC143464966 gene encoding cytochrome P450 2C28-like, coding for MILQMMQNICMYFYVSVDIYVVLIFLLTYGLWNLKRPHSRFPPGPIGIPFFGSMFQLRKDPEKVVKKWSLNHYGPVMSVPLANQHYIYLNTYEAVQAAFLKQGSKFSGRPNMFLFHQVSQNYGLALKTYGEDFKVQRKFGNKILRGLGFGQKKMEDIINREGDHFIKHLEKYSGRPVNIKADIYNLTSNIICGVALGRRFEYDDPMFREILLCTEKSMGDPHDAWKILMLVICPKARFLPFIRGANERYKQNQLKILGLMKNIVKEHKETFNPNCLSDFIDAYLYEQQHGLGKGNNQFEDRQLEVYVRDLFFAGTETSSNTICWGLLILLHYPEFKSKIEEEIAEAIGWTNTPSVSHRENMPFTCAFLQELVRFRTLTPGGSPHCTTEPAELFGYHIPKGTMVMANIWGVNNDPSEWPNPEVFDPYRHINDNKQFVHSSKIIPFSMGPRVCLGEQLARMEIFIIMVKVLQHFKVEADAELPSLQPGVNSVLCAPQSYKLVLSPH